The following are encoded together in the Anopheles nili chromosome 3, idAnoNiliSN_F5_01, whole genome shotgun sequence genome:
- the LOC128724855 gene encoding U3 small nucleolar ribonucleoprotein protein IMP3-like, giving the protein MPRMRKKQILIPFRTEMSALLLEKLYVMGVIPTKWDLENANNISASSFWRRNLLLVLVRNKMSENVSHAIKMVEHGHVRVGVGVVKDLAFLVPHTLQDFVTWVDSSAIRKHLQEYDDMRDDFEDGRM; this is encoded by the exons atgcctcgcatgcgcaaAAAG CAAATACTAATTCCGTTTCGAACGGAAATGAGCGCGTTGCTGCTGGAGAAGCTATACGTTATGGGCGTAATTCCGACAAAGTGGGATCTGGAGAATGCGAACAACATCAGTGCATCGTCGTTCTGGCGCAGGAATCTTTTGCTCGTGCTGGTGCGTAACAAGATGTCGGAAAACGTGTCCCATGCGATCAAGATGGTCGAGCATGGCCACGTGCGCGTTGGTGTGGGAGTGGTTAAAGATCTCGCGTTCTTAGTGCCGCACACGCTGCAGGATTTCGTAACCTGGGTCGACAGTTCGGCAATCCGTAAGCACCTGCAGGAGTATGATGATATGCGAGACGATTTTGAAGATGGTCGAATGTGA
- the LOC128727356 gene encoding programmed cell death protein 2 translates to METTSVDLGFLETCESWKLTNKFFCSKVGGKPAWLELKNLPKPEELLCEQCKEPLGFLCQIYAPAEENENGFHRTLYVFVCLAAACNQSPEPTSRTMKVLRSQLPRRNEFYEYDPPDDSIESPAVKSPVPLCVVCGCRGPKLCSRCKAANYCGVSHQRFDWKANHKIACVEGELVEASCSKNALLLPQFDIITEAEEYEAKEKLSEEENAKRQMEELERLKQDGKAGTLDDLPEAELDKYSADQVEDKTFDKFKARIAVDPEQVLRYERGGKPLWLSPVFPKDIPGCSRCGSARKFEFQIMPQLLNHLGNDQLDWGTLVCYTCEASCNIEEYAEEFIFRQDVLNIDTVKK, encoded by the exons ATGGAAACCACTTCGGTCGATTTAGGATTCCTAGAAACGTGCGAATCGTGGAAATTAACGAATAAGTTCTTTTGCAGCAAagttggtggaaaaccggCTTGGTTGGAGCTGAAAAACCTTCCTAAACCAGAAGAACTGTTATGCGAACAGTGCAAGGAACCGCTTGGGTTTCTTTGTCAG aTATACGCTCctgcagaagaaaatgaaaatggattcCACCGAACcttgtatgtttttgtttgtcttgctGCGGCTTGTAATCAATCGCCCGAACCAACTTCGCG AACGATGAAAGTATTAAGAAGTCAGCTACCACGAAGGAATGAATTCTACGAGTATGATCCACCAGATGATTCAATCGAATCG CCCGCCGTAAAGTCACCAGTTCCATTATGTGTCGTTTGCGGTTGCCGTGGACCTAAACTATGCTCCCGTTGTAAAGCAGCAAACTACTGCGGCGTATCGCACCAACGGTTCGATTGGAAAGCTAATCATAAAATCGCGTGCGTAGAAGGGGAGCTCGTGGAAGCTTCCTGCAGCAAAAACGCCTTGCTTCTCCCACAATTCGATATCATTACTGAAGCAGAAGAATAT gaagcaaaagaaaaactctcagaagaagaaaacgcaaaGCGACAAATGGAGGAGTTGGAACGCCTGAAACAGGATGGTAAAGCTGGAACACTGGACGATTTACCCGAGGCAGAACTAGACAAATATTCTGCTGACCAGGTGGAGGATAAAACATTCGACAAATTCAAAGCGCGCATTGCCGTTGATCCAGAACAAGTATTGCGATACGAGCGTGGTGGCAAGCCGCTCTGGCTATCACCCGTTTTCCCGAAAGACATCCCGGGTTGCAGTCGTTGTGGCAGTGCCAGAAagtttgaatttcaaatcatGCCCCAGCTCCTGAACCATTTGGGCAACGATCAGCTGGACTGGGGCACTCTTGTGTGTTACACATGCGAAGCTAGCTGCAACATTGAAGAATACGCGGAGGAGTTTATTTTCAGACAAGATGTGCTAAATATTGACACcgtcaaaaaataa
- the LOC128727357 gene encoding probable 3-hydroxyisobutyrate dehydrogenase, mitochondrial: protein MALRVLTRASGNQQQQQLKMLTDMLIRSFSSGSKNVGFIGLGNMGTPMASNLMAKGHKLHVFDISKEAKDSLQAKGAVSYDNVADLAKASDFVVTMLPNNDIVADTYDTIIGGGGIKKQTIFIDSSTIDPNVAKAVQKKVQAAGATFVDAPVSGGVPGAKNATLTFMVGGTTEEYQAVKELLEGMGKKITHCGGYGMGQAAKVCNNMMLGISMCGLAECMNLAIRLGLDAKVFADIVNASTGRSWASEVNNPVPGIIPTAPAANGYAGGFATGLITKDLGIASAVATSSNSPIPMGALTHQIYRTLMAKGLANKDFSVVYDFLKNTEGK, encoded by the exons ATGGCCCTTCGCGTACTGACCCGTGCCTCCggcaaccagcagcaacaacagctcaAGATGCTAACCGATATGTTGATCCGCTCGTTCAGCAGCGGATCAAAGAACGTCGGTTTCATCGGTCTTGGCAACATGGGCACCCCGATGGCGAGCAACCTGATGGCCAAG GGCCACAAGCTGCATGTTTTCGATATCtcgaaggaagcgaaggaTTCACTGCAGGCGAAAGGTGCCGTCTCGTACGACAACGTGGCTGACCTGGCCAAGGCGTCCGATTTCGTCGTGACGATGCTGCCGAACAACGACATTGTGGCCGACACGTACGACACCATTATCGGCGGAGGTGGCATCAAGAAGCAGACGATCTTCATCGATTCCAGCACGATCGATCCGAATGTGGCGAAGGCA GTACAGAAGAAAGTGCAAGCAGCTGGCGCCACGTTTGTCGATGCCCCAGTGTCGGGTGGTGTCCCCGGAGCGAAGAACGCCACACTGACGTTCATGGTCGGAGGCACGACCGAAGAGTACCAGGCGGTGAAGGAACTGCTGGAGGGCATGGGCAAGAAAATTACGCACTGCGGCGGGTACGGTATGGGCCAGGCGGCCAAAGTATGCAATAACATGATGCTGGGCATCTCGATGTGTGGCCTGGCTGAGTGTATGAATCTAGCCATACGCCTTGGACTCGATGCGAAGGTATTTGCGGACATCGTGAACGCGTCGACAGGCCGTAGCTGGGCGTCGGAAGTGAACAATCCGGTGCCTGGCATCATCCCGACTGCACCAGCTGCTAACGGGTACGCTGGTGGTTTTGCTACTGGGCTAATCACGAAGGATCTCGGCATTGCATCGGCCGTTGCTACCAGTTCAAACTCCCCGATTCCGATGGGCGCGCTGACGCATCAGATTTATCGTACGCTGATGGCAAAGGGATTGGCCAACAAGGACTTTTCGGTGGTATATGATTTCCTCAAGAACACTGAGGGCAAGTGA
- the LOC128725460 gene encoding elongation factor Tu: MSLVMRKLFCNYRISRLAKHCTQLSLCAPCSKVASPAQSPNGYRLWTAIAPRNFSSKPKKDEHCNVGTIGHVDHGKTTLTAAITKVLSKDGDTSYVSYDQIDRAPEEKARGITINAAHIGYKTRKRHYAHTDCPGHADYVKNMISGASQMDGAILVVAATDGQMPQTREHLLLARQVGVTRIVVFINKADQVDNEVIELVEIELRELLTDFGFDGVESPFIVGSALLALQGDQSELGEPSIHRLMDAIDTYIPTPTRDLTSPFLLPIDNAFTVPGRGTVVVGTLARGIMKKNDEAELLGFDEEIRTTIGGMQVFKKDVSEGKAGDNIGTLLRGVKIHSVQRGMLLCAAGSERVSNHFEASMYLLAKNEGGRSKPLTSKYIQQLFSKTWNVPCRVDLVGLDMLMPGDHGAIKLTLLKKMVMSRAQSFTVRENGKTVATGLITKVLDPVNLPQKKLIKLELEN; encoded by the exons ATGTCTTTAGTTATGAGAAAGCTTTTTTGCAACTACAGAATATCTCGACTAGCTAAACACTGCACGCAACTATCGCTGTGTGCTCCCTGCTCAAAAGTTGCATCACCAGCTCAAAGCCCCAACGGATACAGGCTTTGGACTGCCATTGCACCGAGAAATTTTAgtagcaaaccaaaaaaggacgaacattGCAATGTAGGAACTATCGGCCATGTGGATCATGGTAAAACAACACTCACGGCTGCAATCACAAAGGTGCTATCGAAGGATGGTGACACCAGCTACGTTTCATACGATCAGATCGACCGAGCACCTGAGGAGAAGGCTAGAG GCATTACAATAAATGCGGCACATATCGGCTACAAAACGAGAAAGCGCCACTATGCTCACACCGACTGCCCCGGGCACGCTGATTACGTGAAGAATATGATTTCAGGAGCATCACAAATGGACGGTGCCATTCTAGTCGTGGCCGCTACTGACGGTCAAATGCCCCAAACGCGCGAACATTTGCTACTAGCTCGGCAAGTTGGAGTTACCCGGATAGTTGTATTCATCAACAAAGCGGATCAGGTCGATAATGAAGTGATCGAGCTGGTTGAAATAGAGCTTCGTGAGCTTCTGACCGATTTCGGCTTTGATGGCGTTGAAAGCCCTTTCATCGTTGGCTCAGCGCTTCTTGCACTTCAGGGAGACCAGTCAGAACTGGGTGAACCCTCGATCCATAGGCTTATGGACGCGATCGATACGTACATTCCCACGCCGACCAGGGACCTTACGTCACCGTTTTTACTCCCAATCGACAATGCCTTCACCGTTCCCGGCCGAGGTACAGTTGTCGTGGGAACATTGGCACGAGGtattatgaagaaaaatgacgAGGCGGAGCTGTTAGGGTTCGACGAGGAAATACGCACTACAATCGGTGGAATGCAGGTGTTCAAGAAAGACGTCAGCGAGGGAAAAGCTGGCGATAATATCGGCACGCTATTACGTGGAGTGAAAATTCATTCCGTGCAACGCGGTATGCTGCTGTGTGCGGCCGGAAGTGAGCGCGTATCGAACCATTTCGAGGCATCCATGTACCTGCTGGCAAAGAACGAGGGTGGCAGGTCAAAACCGCTAACGTCTAAATACATTCAGCAGTTGTTCAGCAAAACGTGGAACGTCCCATGTCGGGTGGATTTGGTTGGACTAGATATGCTCATGCCTGGTGATCACGGTGCTATAAAGTTAACGCTGCTTAAAAAAATGGTTATGTCACGTGCGCAATCGTTCACGGTgagagaaaatgggaaaaccgtGGCTACCGGTTTGATCACCAAAGTGCTGGACCCAGTAAATTTGCCACAGAAGAAGCTTATAAAGCTGGAACTAGAAAATTAA
- the LOC128723555 gene encoding S-methyl-5'-thioadenosine phosphorylase, whose translation MASKVKIGIIGGSGLDDSQIIENRTERVVNTHFGIPSDVLIEGKIAGVDCVLLARHGRNHSIMPSNVNYRANIWALKTLGCTHVIVSTATGSLKEEIHPGDIVVPDNFIDRTTKRVQTFYDGNELLSGVCHIPMEPAFCNRTRDVLIETARGIGLSVHEKGTVVTIEGPRFSSKAESNLFRQWGADLVNMTLVPEVVLAKEAGLCYAAIAMATDYDCWRETGEDVNVADVLATFKKNVTKVTDLIINTIPKIAALDWTETIEELGKTVNTSIMLPHSN comes from the exons ATGGCTTCGAAAGTTAAG ATTGGCATCATCGGTGGTTCCGGCCTGGACGATAGTCAAATCATCGAAAACCGCACCGAACGCGTGGTCAACACACATTTCGGCATTCCGTCGGATGTTCTTATCGAGGGTAAAATCGCTGGCGTGGATTGCGTTCTTTTGGCACGACACGGAAGAAACCATTCCATTATGCCGTCCAACGTCAACTATAGAGCCAATATTTGGGCGTTGAAGACGCTTGGCTGTACGCATGTGATTGTGTCTACAGCAACAGGCTCTCTGAAGGAAGAAATACACCCGGGCGATATCGTGGTTCCGGACAACTTTATTGACCGTACAACGAAGCGCGTACAGACGTTTTACGATGGTAATGAATTGCTATCAGGCGTGTGCCACATCCCGATGGAACCGGCATTCTGCAATCGAACGAGGGACGTCCTCATCGAAACCGCCAGGGGTATCGGGCTGAGTGTACACGAGAAAGGCACCGTTGTCACGATTGAGGGTCctcgtttttccagcaaagCTGAAAGCAATCTTTTCCGCCAGTGGGGTGCCGATCTTGTAAATATGACTCTGGTACCGGAAGTTGTGCTGGCGAAGGAAGCAGGCTTGTGCTATGCCGCCATCGCCATGGCTACCGATTATGACTGCTGGAGGGAAACGGGTGAAGATGTCAATGTTGCAGATGTACTGGCAACGTTCAAGAAAAACGTCACCAAGGTAACAGATCTTATAATCAACACTATACCCAAGATAGCCGCTCTCGATTGGACGGAAACGATTGAGGAGTTGGGCAAGACTGTCAATACCAGCATTATGCTTCCACATTCCAACTAA
- the LOC128724856 gene encoding probable ATP-dependent RNA helicase Dbp45A: MSLWTEKKFADLGLSYWITRQTEKLGLRRPTPIQVECIPRILEGQDCIGAAKTGSGKTFAFALPILQKLSEEPTANFALVLTPTHELAHQIAEQFIVAGQPMNARVCVVTGGTDHLLESQQLQKRPHIVVAMPGRLADHLTGCNTYSFAALQFLVVDEADRMLSGSFDDDLKVINRFLPQKRQNLFFSATLKDFLKTSIVFPIANDVFEWSEQSHVATVETLDQRYLLCADYDRDTVLVEALRKYKEENEDASIMIFTNSKKDCQILSVSLNSFGFDNVCLHGFLRQKERVTALNKFKSKHVRIMIATDVASRGLDIHDVQLVLNHRLPKRPIEYIHRVGRTARAGRSGMAISILRFPRDLEALGEIEALINTRLTEYQVDDRLVQRIFMQVKVARAEAEMNLDNKDFDERQHKYRRLRWIQEGLDPDVMEAKWKEETKAREEARRERLRQENEERRRRDKQMINDPQVVNDSRFQAAASDGKFKKRKFVAQDKLNELIEKRKTESADKTAGKRKDKKPVKKKSKLTQ, from the exons ATGAGTCTCTGGACGGAGAAAAAATTTGCCGACCTTGGCCTGAGCTACTGGATCACACGGCAAACCGAAAAACTTG GACTTCGAAGACCGACACCAATTCAGGTCGAATGTATCCCACGTATTCTTGAAGGACAGGACTGTATCGGTGCGGCTAAAACGGGttcggggaaaacttttgccttTGCCTTACCTATCTTACAGAAGCTTAGCGAAGAACCTACCGCCAATTTTGCCCTCGTGCTCACACCGACCCATGAGTTGGCGCATCAGATAGCGGAGCAGTTCATCGTTGCCGGACAGCCGATGAATGCACGTGTTTGCGTCGTGACGGGTGGAACCGATCATTTACTTGAGAGCCAGCAACTACAGAAACGGCCACACATAGTCGTCGCCATGCCCGGCCGGTTAGCTGACCATTTGACCGGCTGCAATACATACTCGTTTGCAGCGCTTCAGTTTCTAGTGGTCGATGAAGCGGATCGGATGCTTTCCGGAAGCTTCGATGATGACCTGAAGGTGATCAATCGCTTTCTGCCGCAGAAACggcaaaatttgtttttctccgctACGCTCAAGGATTTCCTCAAAACGTCGATTGTGTTTCCAATCGCGAACGATGTATTCGAGTGGTCCGAACAGTCGCATGTAGCCACGGTGGAGACACTGGATCAGCGGTATTTACTGTGCGCCGATTACGATCGTGACACGGTTCTGGTAGAAGCCTTGCGCAAATACAAAGAAGAGAACGAGGATGCCAGCATAATGATATTCACCAACTCGAAGAAAGACTGCCAGATTCTGTCGGTGTCGCTGAACTCGTTCGGATTCGATAACGTGTGCTTGCATGGGTTCCTCCGGCAGAAGGAACGCGTGACGGCTCTcaacaaattcaaatcaaagcaCGTGCGAATTATGATCGCAACGGACGTGGCCAGCCGTGGACTGGATATCCACGACGTACAATTGGTGCTGAACCATCGGCTTCCCAAGCGCCCGATCGAGTACATTCATCGTGTTGGTCGGACAGCACGTGCCGGGCGATCCGGAATGGCAATATCGATCCTCCGATTTCCAAGAGACTTAGAGGCGCTGGGAGAGATTGAAGCTCTCATTAACACGAGGCTTACAGAGTACCAGGTGGACG acCGGCTCGTCCAGCGAATATTCATGCAGGTGAAGGTGGCTCGGGCAGAGGCAGAGATGAATTTAGACAACAAGGACTTCGATGAGCGTCAGCACAAATATCGTCGCTTGCGATGGATACAGGAAGGTCTCGATCCGGACGTTATGGAAGCAAAGTGGAAGGAGGAAACAAAAGCCCGTGAGGAGGCGCGACGAGAGCGCTTACGACAGGAAAATGAAGAACGCCGGCGACGCGATAAACAGATGATCAATGACCCGCAGGTGGTGAATGATTCGCGTTTTCAAGCCGCCGCATCCGACGGGAAGTTTAAGAAACGGAAATTCGTCGCTCAGGACAAGCTGAACGAACTGATAGAGAAACGCAAAACAGAATCTGCTGATAAAACGGCAGGGAAGAGAAAAGACAAGAAACCCGtcaaaaagaaatcaaaactGACACAATAA
- the LOC128727582 gene encoding 40S ribosomal protein S24, with product MTTATIRTRRYMSNRLLCRKQMICDVLHPGLASVPKKEIRDKLAVMYKTTADVVFVFGFRTNFGGGKSTGFALIYDTLDHAKKFEPKHRLGRHGLYEKKKMTRKQRKERKNRMKKVRGTKKAKVGQATKK from the coding sequence ATGACCACTGCAACCATTCGTACCCGTCGCTACATGAGCAATCGGCTGCTGTGCCGCAAGCAAATGATCTGCGATGTATTGCATCCCGGACTTGCTTCGGTTCCGAAAAAGGAAATCCGTGATAAGCTTGCCGTCATGTACAAAACCACCGCAGATGTagtgtttgtgtttggtttccGCACGAATTTCGGAGGTGGCAAGTCCACTGGATTCGCCCTGATCTACGACACGCTTGACCATGCGAAGAAGTTCGAACCCAAGCACCGTCTCGGTCGTCACGGACTatacgagaagaagaagatgactCGTAAGCAGCGCAAGGAACGCAAGAACCGTATGAAGAAGGTGCGCGGCACCAAGAAGGCGAAGGTCGGACAGGCCACCAAGAAGTAA